A window of Elusimicrobiaceae bacterium contains these coding sequences:
- a CDS encoding glycosyltransferase family 2 protein, with protein MKTVSIVCATYNEEENVREVYRRVKRVFAGLPQYEYEHIFIDNASEDNTVAVLRELAAGDRRVKVIVNARNFGHIRSPSYAIINAQGDAVVSLVADLQDPPELIVEFLKKWEEGFKIVCGVKKSSEENGLMFLVRRMYYKIINALSHVPQIENFTGFGLYDRSVIKILRDINDPYPYFRGLIAEIGFPPALIEYGQPARKFGLTKNNFYTLYDMAMLGITNYSRIPLRLAVFVGFITAGLSLFMAAVYLLYKLVFWYSFSVGMAPMIIGIFFFSSVQLIFIGIIGEYIGEIHTQVLRRPLVVVKERINF; from the coding sequence ATGAAAACTGTAAGCATTGTCTGCGCAACATATAACGAAGAAGAGAACGTGCGAGAGGTGTACCGCCGGGTGAAACGGGTTTTTGCCGGCCTGCCGCAATATGAGTACGAGCATATCTTCATAGACAACGCATCGGAAGACAATACGGTGGCCGTTCTGCGCGAACTCGCCGCGGGCGACAGGCGGGTAAAGGTAATCGTCAACGCGCGCAACTTCGGGCATATCCGCTCGCCCAGCTACGCGATCATAAACGCTCAGGGCGACGCGGTTGTTTCGCTGGTGGCTGATCTGCAGGATCCGCCGGAACTGATCGTGGAGTTTTTGAAGAAATGGGAAGAGGGTTTCAAAATCGTATGCGGCGTGAAGAAATCCAGCGAGGAAAACGGGCTGATGTTTTTAGTCCGGCGGATGTACTACAAAATCATCAACGCGCTGTCGCATGTGCCGCAGATCGAGAATTTCACCGGGTTCGGGCTGTATGACCGGTCTGTAATAAAAATCCTGCGCGATATTAACGACCCTTACCCGTATTTCCGGGGCCTGATAGCCGAGATCGGGTTTCCGCCCGCGCTGATCGAATACGGCCAGCCGGCGCGCAAGTTCGGGCTCACAAAAAATAATTTCTATACGCTTTATGACATGGCGATGCTGGGCATTACCAATTACTCCCGCATTCCGCTGCGGCTGGCGGTTTTCGTGGGGTTTATCACGGCGGGGCTGAGCCTTTTCATGGCGGCGGTCTATCTGCTGTATAAACTGGTGTTCTGGTATTCGTTCAGCGTAGGCATGGCGCCGATGATTATAGGCATTTTCTTTTTCTCGTCGGTGCAGCTGATTTTTATAGGCATAATCGGCGAGTATATAGGCGAGATACACACGCAGGTGCTGCGCCGTCCTCTGGTGGTGGTCAAGGAGCGGATCAACTTCTAG